In a single window of the Acidobacteriota bacterium genome:
- a CDS encoding YdcH family protein: MDMSTTDAVRDELMKSNPAFRELIHQHQDFERRLDELAHLSYPSEDEQLEETTLKKKKLQVKDEIYAMMQEFTVSH; encoded by the coding sequence ATGGACATGTCAACGACTGATGCGGTAAGGGATGAACTAATGAAGAGCAACCCTGCATTCAGAGAATTGATTCATCAGCATCAGGATTTTGAACGACGTTTGGACGAACTCGCACATCTATCCTACCCGAGTGAAGACGAGCAGCTTGAGGAGACCACGCTAAAGAAAAAGAAACTACAGGTCAAAGACGAGATCTATGCCATGATGCAGGAATTCACCGTATCACACTAG
- a CDS encoding acetyl-CoA carboxylase carboxyltransferase subunit alpha, whose product MKATAFERVQTARHPERPYALDLLSTVFEDFVEVHGDRRFADDPAMLSGFARLGDTEVCVVGQQKGRDLNERRFRNFAMPKPEGYRKALRVMRLAEKFGRPIVTIIDTPGAYPGIDAEERGQAEAIAFNLREMARIKVPIVVVVLGEGGSGGALAIGIGDRVLMMENAVYSVISPEGCAAILWKDAAMAPDAAAGLRLTAAELKKFDIIDKIIAEPEPWTMPAGDDDSSKEAFDSIASTLRKALSDEIDALSSLPPDKLLAERYAKFRKMGQWVSE is encoded by the coding sequence ATGAAAGCGACCGCATTCGAAAGAGTTCAGACCGCCAGACATCCCGAAAGACCTTATGCTTTGGACCTGCTGTCCACTGTATTTGAGGATTTTGTTGAAGTTCACGGAGACCGCCGATTCGCCGACGATCCCGCGATGTTGTCGGGTTTTGCGAGACTTGGTGACACAGAGGTCTGTGTGGTTGGACAGCAGAAGGGCCGCGACCTCAACGAAAGACGATTTCGTAATTTCGCAATGCCGAAACCGGAGGGCTATCGCAAGGCCCTGCGGGTGATGCGGCTCGCTGAAAAATTTGGGCGTCCGATCGTCACCATTATCGATACTCCGGGTGCTTATCCGGGAATCGATGCTGAGGAGCGCGGTCAGGCAGAGGCGATAGCCTTTAATCTCCGAGAAATGGCCCGGATCAAAGTGCCGATCGTTGTTGTGGTCCTCGGCGAAGGCGGTTCCGGCGGTGCTTTGGCTATCGGGATAGGTGACAGGGTGCTGATGATGGAAAATGCTGTATATTCCGTGATCTCACCTGAAGGTTGCGCGGCTATTTTGTGGAAGGACGCCGCGATGGCGCCTGACGCCGCCGCGGGACTCAGACTTACCGCAGCAGAACTGAAAAAGTTCGATATTATTGACAAGATCATCGCGGAACCGGAGCCTTGGACCATGCCTGCAGGCGATGACGACAGCTCAAAAGAAGCCTTTGATTCGATCGCGTCCACCTTGAGGAAAGCATTGTCTGATGAGATCGATGCCCTTTCTTCGTTGCCGCCAGACAAATTGTTGGCGGAGCGATATGCGAAATTCAGGAAAATGGGGCAATGGGTTTCGGAATGA
- a CDS encoding single-stranded DNA-binding protein, which yields MSFNKIIIVGNLGRDPELRYTPQGVAVCSFTMATNEKRRDKSGDLQDLTTWFKVTLWRQQAENAAKYLSKGSPVYIEGRLRIEEWTDRDNNNRYTLDVQATDMQFIGSRSDAASDYSGASHDNEPSFSGPPQEREGSTNEGRSPATGGVDDDDIPF from the coding sequence ATGTCATTCAACAAAATAATCATCGTCGGAAATCTTGGCCGGGATCCCGAATTGAGGTATACGCCACAGGGTGTCGCCGTTTGCAGTTTTACGATGGCCACCAATGAAAAGCGGCGGGACAAGTCCGGCGACCTCCAGGACCTCACTACTTGGTTCAAGGTGACACTTTGGCGTCAACAAGCTGAAAATGCGGCAAAGTATCTCTCCAAGGGAAGTCCGGTTTATATTGAGGGCCGGCTTAGAATAGAAGAGTGGACCGATCGCGATAATAACAACAGATACACGCTTGATGTACAGGCGACCGACATGCAGTTCATAGGGTCACGATCTGACGCGGCGTCAGACTATTCCGGGGCGTCGCACGACAACGAGCCTTCATTTAGCGGACCGCCGCAGGAAAGGGAAGGGAGCACGAATGAGGGACGATCACCGGCGACGGGCGGCGTCGACGATGACGACATTCCCTTTTAG
- the dnaE gene encoding DNA polymerase III subunit alpha, whose protein sequence is MSDDTRPKKDLNKDFVHLHLHTDYSLLNSAIQLKPLTERLKETGQTACAITDYGNMFGAVSFFNEMRYAGLKPIIGYEAFLTTGSRFDRTSMQVGNERPFYNLVLLAKDADGLDNLIRISSKAYTEGLFHRPRVDLDLLAANSGGLICISCFSDGPIGYFLAQDEMEGATGLAASLSDIFGTDDLFLEICPPDDARESALVTKIAEFAGSNGLQLVASNNVHYLRSEDAAAYEVAKCIREGRTLYGDWRTLIKTSNYLKTTDEMWAELGSQFPIALENTVKIADRCNVDIPQGDDVRQLPEFPIPLELGALDTNGYFEKVLWECFEERKKTDWEPMKELGTLRHELSEYEDRLREEIEIIERMGFPGYFLIVWDFIKFARERNIPVGPGRGSAAGSLTAFCMRITDVDPLQYDLLFERFLNPERISMPDIDIDFCIRGRSEVIDHVVELYGRESVCQIITFATLASKAVIKDVGRVLGLTPQEADNIAKLIPPPRRGRNVSISEAISEVPELGKLMTSDMRAKEVIELSLKLENGSRHTSVHAAGVVISPKPLHELVPVAVSDKDELTSQYPMGDLEKVGMLKMDFLGLTTLTVINDCLTLIKDKLGVEIDWSKIPTNDEKTLRLFADGRTEAIFQFESQGMQEICRKMGPKELEDLSALNALYRPGPLDGGMVEDFISRFKGLKPVEYVLPEMEDILGNTFGVLVYQEQIMQLAQKLAGYSLGEADLMRRAMGKKKVAEMNAHRDRFIKGATSNGFDKKIAAEIFDLMAKFADYGFNRSHSMAYAILAFRTAYLKAHFPAYFYSSVLTHEAQDSEKVYKYSAELRTMGLELLPPDINESDEMFTPVGDTVRYGLTAIKGLGTSSIRPIIEARSTGKFKSLIDLCTRLQAGNLNRRALESLVSAGAFDSLNSSGQSVAAWRAMMFSSIDAALQAGSRAYEDRVRGQGGLFAAAGSVADVPFAVSNAEPWSIAEMAEREKSALGFYLSAHPLDSFKDVLASAGVILIREGIDRASSNPVTIAGNISGLQIRTSKQGRRFANFRLEDRSGTIKCAVLGANFEKLAAKLPNSGMFAVEGRIETNEGQDPSFKVTDLRAIEEMLLSMAKKVVITIEPDQLDEASVERLFSALERQRGRCSVELVMNNEGVTVTLDSRSLRISPSIQMKRDVEGMGFALDILT, encoded by the coding sequence ATGTCAGACGATACACGCCCCAAAAAAGACCTAAATAAAGACTTTGTTCATCTCCATTTGCACACCGATTATAGCCTTTTGAATAGCGCAATCCAACTTAAACCTTTGACGGAACGGCTTAAGGAGACCGGGCAGACCGCATGCGCCATAACAGATTACGGAAATATGTTCGGCGCCGTATCGTTTTTCAACGAGATGCGATATGCAGGGCTCAAACCGATAATCGGTTACGAGGCATTCCTGACCACCGGCAGCCGCTTTGACCGCACATCAATGCAGGTGGGCAATGAAAGGCCCTTTTATAATCTTGTTCTGCTGGCAAAGGATGCGGACGGACTGGACAATTTAATTCGGATCTCGTCAAAAGCCTATACGGAAGGGCTTTTTCATCGTCCTCGTGTGGACCTGGATCTATTGGCTGCCAACTCCGGCGGGCTTATCTGCATTTCCTGCTTTTCTGACGGCCCGATAGGCTATTTCTTGGCTCAGGATGAAATGGAAGGAGCCACGGGTCTCGCGGCATCGTTAAGCGACATTTTCGGGACAGACGACCTGTTTCTGGAGATTTGTCCTCCGGACGATGCCAGAGAGTCGGCTCTTGTTACAAAGATCGCGGAATTTGCCGGTTCGAACGGACTTCAACTCGTAGCCTCAAATAACGTTCATTATTTGCGGTCGGAAGACGCCGCGGCCTATGAGGTCGCAAAATGCATTCGCGAGGGCCGCACACTTTACGGCGATTGGCGAACATTGATAAAAACTTCGAATTACTTAAAGACCACTGACGAAATGTGGGCGGAGCTTGGATCTCAATTTCCAATAGCTCTCGAGAATACTGTTAAGATCGCCGACCGCTGCAATGTTGATATCCCGCAGGGCGATGATGTCCGGCAGCTGCCTGAATTCCCTATTCCCCTTGAACTCGGAGCACTCGATACGAATGGATATTTCGAGAAGGTCCTTTGGGAGTGTTTTGAGGAGCGAAAGAAGACGGATTGGGAGCCGATGAAGGAACTCGGAACCCTCAGACACGAACTGTCCGAATATGAGGATCGACTTCGCGAAGAGATCGAGATAATCGAAAGGATGGGGTTTCCAGGCTATTTCCTGATCGTGTGGGATTTTATCAAGTTCGCACGCGAGCGGAATATCCCGGTCGGACCGGGCCGCGGATCCGCTGCGGGATCATTGACCGCCTTTTGCATGCGAATTACGGACGTGGACCCGCTTCAATATGATCTTCTTTTCGAACGATTTCTAAACCCTGAGAGGATATCGATGCCGGACATCGACATTGATTTCTGCATCCGCGGCCGCAGCGAAGTGATCGATCATGTCGTTGAACTATATGGGCGAGAGTCGGTTTGTCAGATCATCACGTTTGCAACGCTTGCCTCCAAGGCTGTCATTAAGGATGTCGGCAGGGTTCTGGGATTGACGCCTCAGGAAGCGGACAATATTGCAAAGCTAATACCGCCGCCTCGCCGCGGCAGAAATGTCAGTATCTCAGAAGCAATATCAGAAGTGCCCGAACTGGGGAAATTGATGACTTCCGATATGCGTGCGAAAGAGGTGATAGAGCTTTCGCTGAAACTTGAGAACGGATCACGGCACACATCCGTACACGCGGCGGGCGTTGTCATCAGCCCTAAGCCCCTGCATGAACTCGTTCCTGTTGCGGTTTCTGATAAGGATGAACTGACCAGCCAATATCCGATGGGCGACCTGGAAAAGGTCGGCATGCTCAAAATGGATTTCCTCGGGCTGACAACGCTGACGGTGATAAATGACTGCCTCACGCTCATCAAAGACAAGCTTGGCGTAGAGATAGACTGGAGCAAGATACCGACGAACGATGAGAAAACGTTGCGGCTGTTCGCGGACGGCCGGACGGAAGCGATCTTTCAATTTGAATCGCAGGGCATGCAGGAGATCTGCAGAAAGATGGGCCCCAAAGAACTCGAGGATCTATCAGCTTTAAATGCTCTGTATCGTCCCGGCCCGCTGGACGGCGGCATGGTTGAGGATTTTATCTCCCGCTTTAAGGGCTTAAAGCCGGTCGAATACGTTCTTCCTGAAATGGAAGATATCCTAGGAAACACTTTTGGTGTACTCGTGTATCAGGAACAGATCATGCAGCTTGCGCAGAAACTTGCAGGCTACTCGCTGGGCGAAGCCGACCTGATGCGTCGGGCAATGGGAAAGAAAAAAGTTGCCGAAATGAACGCCCATCGCGACAGGTTCATCAAGGGGGCAACGTCGAATGGATTCGATAAGAAGATCGCGGCGGAGATCTTCGACCTGATGGCGAAATTTGCAGATTACGGATTTAACCGCAGCCATTCGATGGCGTATGCCATATTGGCGTTCAGAACCGCTTATTTGAAGGCACATTTCCCTGCTTACTTTTATTCTTCGGTCCTGACGCATGAGGCTCAGGACAGCGAAAAGGTCTACAAATACAGCGCAGAGCTGCGGACCATGGGGCTCGAGCTTCTGCCTCCCGACATTAACGAAAGCGATGAGATGTTCACGCCCGTTGGCGATACTGTACGCTATGGGCTAACAGCGATCAAAGGTTTGGGTACTTCGAGTATCCGTCCAATAATCGAGGCCCGTTCCACCGGCAAGTTCAAGTCTTTGATCGATCTTTGTACGCGACTTCAGGCGGGCAACCTGAACAGACGTGCGTTGGAAAGCTTGGTGTCGGCAGGGGCATTCGATTCACTGAATTCTTCCGGGCAGTCGGTGGCCGCCTGGCGGGCAATGATGTTCTCATCGATCGACGCGGCTTTGCAGGCCGGAAGCCGCGCATACGAAGACCGTGTTAGAGGACAAGGCGGCTTGTTCGCAGCAGCCGGATCAGTGGCGGACGTGCCGTTCGCTGTTTCGAACGCCGAACCGTGGAGCATAGCCGAAATGGCTGAGCGGGAAAAGAGCGCATTGGGCTTCTACCTCTCCGCACATCCACTCGATTCTTTCAAAGATGTACTCGCTTCGGCGGGCGTCATCCTAATACGAGAAGGGATAGACAGGGCGTCGAGTAATCCCGTGACGATCGCCGGAAACATCAGCGGCCTCCAGATCCGAACCAGCAAACAGGGACGGCGTTTCGCTAATTTTCGCTTGGAGGACCGTTCCGGCACCATCAAATGCGCTGTGCTTGGTGCAAATTTTGAGAAGTTGGCGGCAAAACTCCCGAACTCGGGTATGTTCGCGGTCGAGGGGCGTATTGAGACCAACGAAGGGCAAGATCCGTCGTTCAAAGTGACGGACTTGCGGGCCATCGAAGAAATGCTTCTTTCGATGGCAAAAAAGGTGGTGATAACGATCGAACCGGATCAACTGGATGAAGCTTCTGTAGAAAGACTGTTTTCAGCTCTAGAGCGACAGCGGGGCCGCTGCAGCGTTGAGCTTGTTATGAACAATGAGGGCGTGACGGTGACGCTTGATTCACGCTCATTGCGTATCTCGCCCAGCATTCAAATGAAACGCGACGTCGAGGGAATGGGTTTTGCATTGGACATCCTAACGTAG
- the miaB gene encoding tRNA (N6-isopentenyl adenosine(37)-C2)-methylthiotransferase MiaB encodes MKRVYIETFGCQMNVSDSERIATSLSNNGYQMTSDEADADVVILNTCSVRERAEHKLYTRVGEIRHSGRKKPVVGITGCVAQLDGETLFDKIEGVDFIMGTRATGRVVNIVDSAFTQRRRLVDLNEREDEYDWTVADTHRHSPYVAFVPIIEGCNKFCTYCIVPFSRGREKSLPANEIVAQVEKLKDSGVKEIHLIGQNVNSYRPVTNEGLDGFEGKSAFTRLLRAVAATGMERIKFTTSFPRDFRDEIVDAIEENKNLCNWVHLPVQSGSDRILERMKRGHTIAKYKEKIDRIKRSHRNIALTTDIIIGFPGETEEDFEDTVKLFEYCEYDSAYIFKYSPRPGTPAFEMEDDVTPADKTLRFLKLQETQKKIEQRIHQRYLKQVLKVLVEGRSVRTENGYVGHSTCHKVVNFVSKDEPLGEVVNVRITEVKSNSLYGEVA; translated from the coding sequence ATGAAGAGAGTTTATATCGAAACATTCGGGTGTCAAATGAACGTTTCCGATTCGGAAAGGATAGCGACAAGTTTGTCGAATAATGGCTATCAAATGACCTCGGATGAGGCCGACGCCGACGTAGTTATCCTAAATACTTGTTCGGTGCGTGAGCGTGCCGAGCATAAGCTCTACACACGTGTCGGAGAAATACGGCATTCGGGCCGCAAGAAACCGGTGGTTGGAATTACGGGATGCGTTGCACAACTCGATGGAGAAACGCTCTTTGATAAGATAGAAGGAGTCGATTTTATCATGGGCACGCGAGCAACGGGCCGCGTGGTAAACATAGTAGATTCAGCATTTACGCAGCGTAGGCGATTAGTTGACCTTAACGAAAGGGAAGACGAATATGACTGGACCGTCGCCGATACGCACCGTCACTCGCCCTACGTAGCTTTCGTTCCCATCATCGAGGGCTGCAACAAATTCTGCACGTATTGTATAGTTCCTTTCTCCCGCGGACGCGAAAAGAGCCTTCCGGCAAATGAGATCGTAGCTCAGGTAGAGAAATTAAAGGATTCGGGTGTAAAAGAGATCCATCTCATTGGACAAAATGTGAACAGCTATCGGCCCGTCACAAATGAAGGCCTAGACGGATTTGAAGGGAAGTCAGCATTTACAAGGCTTTTAAGGGCCGTTGCCGCCACCGGTATGGAACGTATCAAGTTTACGACCTCGTTCCCGAGAGATTTTCGGGACGAGATCGTGGATGCGATCGAAGAAAATAAAAATCTTTGCAATTGGGTGCACCTGCCGGTTCAATCAGGCAGTGATCGCATTTTGGAGAGAATGAAACGCGGACATACGATCGCCAAGTATAAGGAAAAGATCGATCGCATAAAGAGATCCCACCGAAATATCGCTCTTACGACCGACATTATTATTGGATTTCCGGGCGAGACGGAAGAGGATTTCGAAGATACCGTGAAGCTGTTCGAATATTGTGAGTATGACAGCGCATATATTTTCAAATATTCGCCTCGGCCCGGGACACCGGCTTTCGAAATGGAAGACGATGTCACGCCTGCTGACAAGACATTGCGATTTCTCAAACTTCAGGAGACGCAAAAGAAGATCGAGCAACGTATACATCAAAGATATCTTAAGCAGGTGCTTAAGGTACTCGTCGAAGGCCGCTCCGTTCGCACAGAAAACGGTTATGTGGGCCACTCTACGTGCCATAAAGTAGTCAATTTTGTTTCGAAGGACGAGCCCCTTGGCGAGGTCGTGAATGTCCGCATCACCGAAGTTAAGTCAAATTCGCTCTATGGAGAGGTGGCCTGA
- a CDS encoding PQQ-binding-like beta-propeller repeat protein — protein sequence MGDQINASRCWSFEQDEFEVYDAVGLKGGVAIADRSASIIRISSDGEKLWQSEQVGQLDSNLVVSDSGIFFVARSTSDNKAWFREVSLQTGLPLFSRELAGGSGWRLIRGAGPLLYLFNAATVLAIDIESREESWNRPFNGEIAALVQGGEDDIWILKKDGTAVSLSSVDGGELQRFGTLRAPVTAMHFGTSLLVGAANGDLRSFRNGAGTLNWKFRAGGRISNLLNDRVNVIAASDDNFVYSFDHRNGSLRWKRRLGGRITDLTIVNSEYAAAKVLDAAFWELIEVKTGRVAGRVMIEQSDKSTPSLVRLEEGFVISIGQGIVRYSLSKCP from the coding sequence GTGGGTGACCAGATAAACGCCTCAAGATGTTGGTCCTTCGAGCAGGACGAATTTGAAGTATATGACGCTGTTGGATTAAAGGGCGGTGTCGCGATCGCAGATCGGTCAGCCTCGATCATACGCATTTCTAGCGATGGGGAGAAGCTGTGGCAGAGCGAGCAGGTTGGCCAACTTGATTCGAATTTGGTCGTTAGTGACTCGGGCATCTTTTTTGTTGCGCGTTCAACGAGCGATAACAAAGCTTGGTTTCGCGAGGTAAGCCTTCAGACGGGATTGCCGTTATTCAGTCGAGAGCTGGCGGGCGGCAGCGGATGGAGGCTTATCCGCGGAGCCGGCCCTCTGTTATACCTTTTCAACGCGGCCACGGTCCTTGCTATCGATATTGAAAGCCGTGAGGAGTCGTGGAATAGACCCTTCAACGGTGAGATCGCAGCTCTGGTCCAAGGCGGTGAGGACGACATTTGGATCTTGAAAAAAGACGGAACGGCAGTATCTTTGTCTTCAGTTGATGGCGGTGAGCTACAGCGATTCGGAACATTACGGGCACCGGTAACAGCCATGCACTTTGGTACATCGCTGTTGGTTGGGGCTGCGAACGGTGATCTTCGGTCCTTCCGCAACGGAGCTGGAACGCTGAATTGGAAATTTCGGGCGGGAGGCCGCATTTCTAACCTGTTGAATGACCGAGTGAACGTGATCGCCGCGTCCGACGATAATTTCGTCTATTCATTTGACCATAGAAATGGCTCGCTGAGGTGGAAGCGTCGATTAGGCGGGCGCATAACCGATCTCACGATCGTGAACTCAGAATATGCTGCTGCTAAGGTCCTGGATGCGGCCTTTTGGGAATTGATCGAAGTAAAAACCGGTCGAGTGGCCGGGCGAGTAATGATCGAACAGTCTGATAAATCAACGCCTTCTTTGGTGCGTCTTGAAGAAGGCTTCGTGATCAGTATTGGTCAAGGTATCGTCCGCTATTCACTTTCAAAGTGTCCGTAA